One Phycisphaeraceae bacterium DNA window includes the following coding sequences:
- a CDS encoding metallophosphoesterase family protein: protein MRIALISDIHSNLAALDAVLADIETRSVNQIVCLGDIIGYGPDPVACIDLISQRCSWCLMGNHDFGVLYEPTNFNAAAEAAAYWTRQQIEQAARQNRDDGVRRWEFLGRLKVRVLFDRYLCVHGSPRRPINEYLFPEDALNSPVKMQQVFDRIERACLVGHTHVPGVFTNEPDFYSPTDLGGSYTFREGEKAIINPGSVGQPRDLDPRASYAVLTMDNGQPGRIDFHRLEYDVQSTVDKIHDIPQLHDWLGDRLLEGR from the coding sequence GTGCGTATCGCCCTCATCAGTGACATCCACTCGAACCTCGCCGCGCTCGACGCGGTCCTCGCGGACATCGAGACGCGCAGCGTGAATCAGATCGTCTGCCTCGGGGACATCATCGGGTATGGCCCCGACCCGGTCGCGTGCATCGATCTCATCTCGCAGCGCTGTTCCTGGTGCCTGATGGGCAACCACGACTTCGGCGTGCTCTACGAGCCAACGAACTTCAATGCGGCGGCTGAAGCGGCGGCGTACTGGACGCGCCAGCAGATCGAGCAGGCCGCGCGGCAGAACCGCGACGATGGCGTTCGGCGCTGGGAATTCCTCGGTCGTCTCAAGGTGCGCGTGCTCTTCGATCGCTACCTGTGCGTGCACGGTTCGCCGCGCCGCCCGATCAACGAGTACCTCTTCCCCGAGGATGCGCTCAACAGCCCCGTCAAGATGCAGCAGGTCTTCGATCGCATCGAGCGCGCGTGCCTCGTGGGCCACACGCATGTGCCCGGTGTCTTCACGAACGAACCGGACTTCTATTCGCCGACGGACCTCGGCGGGTCGTACACCTTCCGCGAGGGTGAGAAGGCGATCATCAATCCCGGGTCGGTGGGCCAGCCTCGCGACCTCGATCCGCGCGCGAGTTACGCCGTCCTGACCATGGACAACGGCCAGCCCGGGCGCATCGACTTCCATCGTCTCGAATACGACGTGCAGTCCACGGTCGACAAGATTCACGACATTCCTCAACTCCACGATTGGCTCGGCGACCGCCTGCTCGAAGGTCGCTAG